The following are encoded in a window of Caldisericia bacterium genomic DNA:
- a CDS encoding metallopeptidase family protein produces MEREEFERIVLKLIDELPERFRKDMENVSIVLEERPSLDLLRKVGVRSGKLLGIYQGVPLTKRGLGYNGVLPDRIILFMREIEEEARMENVPLVEKIKNVLYHEIGHYFGLSEEELRKLGVF; encoded by the coding sequence ATGGAAAGAGAAGAATTTGAAAGGATAGTTCTTAAGTTGATAGATGAACTTCCTGAACGTTTCAGAAAGGACATGGAGAATGTTAGTATAGTGCTTGAAGAAAGACCTTCTCTTGATCTTCTAAGGAAGGTGGGGGTGAGGAGTGGTAAACTTCTTGGAATTTACCAGGGTGTTCCTCTAACCAAAAGGGGATTGGGCTACAACGGAGTTCTTCCTGATAGAATTATACTTTTTATGAGAGAGATAGAGGAGGAGGCAAGGATGGAGAATGTCCCTTTAGTTGAAAAGATAAAGAATGTTTTGTATCATGAAATTGGTCACTACTTTGGTCTTAGTGAGGAGGAACTTAGAAAACTTGGGGTTTTCTAA
- a CDS encoding sensor domain-containing diguanylate cyclase, translating into MSELYLRGIEVLKIKILIALLFLFTGLLNFFDKIQIISPKAYIFISLSYFLFLALSYFIFLKLKKENYYTFLIISFILDGLFVTTILYVSGGIESITFILYFLYLLLFSFFGLRRSLYYILFSYILLYLGEIFSETFGVIPHFYSSHIYPPDFIYNPRLVSLRCLPIAGYMILYTLLLDKSISFFTRTERKMELLVESTIFLTRGIGDRDKILKELIKTAVRITGADSASIMVKENGEWRFILWENIEDDVVKKVEEEMRLSLPENIREIEETGKTLYYPDTREVPAWIRESKSPVRSYIGVPIIIGDEVIAIINIDSWKPNKFTQSDIRIAETLARFAEVVMEKHSLFERLDALKKEAEELAIKDYLTGLYNRRELERILSYEISKSIRYNSSFQLMMIDLDEFKSINDRFGHSEGDRVLKKFAEILKESVRKTDLVFRYGGDEFIVFIPGDDKMAVDKILKRIRDRFNKEFKIYIEELSFGFSFGYLVFPKDVGDVKDESEGVKLALKRVDEFLYYRKRRKT; encoded by the coding sequence TTGAGCGAGCTCTATTTAAGAGGAATTGAGGTTTTAAAAATAAAGATCTTAATCGCCCTTTTGTTTCTATTTACAGGACTTTTAAATTTTTTTGATAAAATTCAGATTATCTCACCAAAGGCATACATCTTTATCTCACTTTCTTATTTTCTGTTTCTTGCACTCTCCTATTTCATCTTTTTGAAATTGAAAAAAGAAAACTATTACACTTTCCTTATCATAAGTTTTATACTTGATGGTCTTTTTGTTACAACAATACTTTATGTTTCAGGAGGAATTGAGAGTATCACTTTTATTCTATACTTTCTCTATCTACTTCTATTTTCATTCTTTGGCCTGAGAAGATCCCTCTACTATATTTTATTTTCCTATATCCTACTTTATCTTGGGGAGATATTTTCAGAAACCTTTGGTGTAATTCCCCACTTCTACTCTTCTCATATTTATCCACCTGATTTTATCTACAATCCAAGGCTTGTTTCCTTAAGATGTTTACCTATAGCTGGATACATGATTCTCTACACCCTGCTACTTGATAAAAGTATCAGCTTCTTTACAAGAACGGAGAGAAAGATGGAGCTCCTTGTAGAATCAACAATTTTTTTAACAAGGGGGATTGGAGATAGGGATAAAATATTAAAGGAATTGATAAAAACAGCTGTTAGAATTACAGGTGCTGACAGTGCATCAATAATGGTAAAAGAGAATGGAGAGTGGAGATTTATTCTTTGGGAGAACATAGAAGATGATGTTGTAAAAAAGGTTGAGGAAGAAATGAGGTTATCTTTACCAGAAAATATAAGAGAGATAGAGGAAACTGGAAAAACACTATACTATCCTGATACAAGAGAAGTGCCTGCATGGATAAGAGAATCTAAATCACCTGTTAGATCATACATAGGTGTTCCAATAATAATTGGAGACGAAGTTATCGCAATTATTAACATAGATTCATGGAAACCAAACAAATTCACCCAATCAGACATAAGAATAGCTGAAACCCTTGCAAGATTTGCAGAGGTGGTGATGGAGAAGCACTCCTTGTTTGAAAGGCTTGATGCATTAAAGAAAGAGGCAGAAGAGCTTGCCATTAAAGATTATCTTACAGGTCTATACAACAGGAGGGAGTTGGAAAGAATATTGAGTTATGAGATATCTAAATCTATAAGATACAACTCTTCCTTTCAGCTCATGATGATAGATTTAGATGAATTTAAGAGCATAAATGATAGATTCGGTCATTCTGAAGGTGATAGAGTGTTAAAAAAATTCGCAGAGATACTTAAGGAATCTGTAAGAAAGACAGACCTCGTCTTTAGGTATGGAGGTGATGAATTTATAGTGTTTATTCCAGGAGATGATAAAATGGCAGTGGATAAAATTTTAAAAAGGATTAGAGATAGATTCAACAAGGAGTT